The region AGCATAAAGAAATCATGTACAATCTTTGTTATCTGAGGAAATAAAAcgattaggtatattaaaataaataaatataaccgTCATTGAACTATGCTAaggttaattattattctattcGAATTCATATTATGTACTACTTTTGTGTAACACCGATGTACCTGAGTAGAAGTAAAAATGTATGGCGCGAATCTATTTGAGCCAATCAGAGCGCGCCATTTGAACCCGCGAAGAACTGTCCGCTATGACCGAGGTAGCAGGagacattctttttttggatttaaagttaaatttactcgtaatgtgtatatatgtacatatatgtatgtatgaatatttagAATGTGTTTTGTAAGAGCTTTTTTCagattcttaaaaatatctttgctCGAAAACTCAAGTTTCAATGGCAATTCCAACTTGTTTtgagttataaatatagttttattccGCACCGTCTTccgttaattaattttaaaattactaataatctatttttatttaaagtattaaGTAGGCATTTTTTCTGACCTGATTTTGATTTGAAGAAAAAGTTAAGGGGGCAGGCCCTACATTCTATACCTATCAtgagaaattaattatttaacagaCAACAGTTTTTTAAGTGAAATGTTTGTCTCGGAAGCTTCGAAAATTGATCTAGCTATAGCTACCTAAATCATTCTAGAACCTATTAACAAAATGTAGCCATTGCAACAAGTAATTTTTGTAGTAGGAACCAGTTTTTTGGACTTAGATCGATAAACTTTTCTATAATTATCTGTAGCAAATTTGgctcaaaatttattattcttaaacATACACTCACAGTCGCTCATCAATGCTTTTAAATGCTTACGTACGTTATACGTTCATACATTTGGTGATAACCGATCTAAGATTTGAATTGtatcacattaaaaaatattcgtttAATTTTGTTCGAATATAAAGGCCATTTTCGCGCAAGTTCTACCATGCCTCCATATTTGGACATAATTacgaatttgaaattttattctattatcCAATCACACCATCGCAATTACAGTTCAAAATATAAACCTTATTCCAAACACAAGGTTACCTCATTTTAAAATCGAAACTAATTTGAACCTTTCCAGAAGGTTCTAATTTGTTCTACCAATCAGAGTTGATCGTCGCGTTGTATGGACGATTTTATTATGCCGTGTAGCACGGAAAACTTTAGCTAGAAGGTCGGAGCGTTCATTATGAAAATTCTGTGTTCCTCTTTCCTGATCCATTGTATTATTCTGTCTACCGCTCGGATGGCTTGGTCCTTTTCCATTAGAGCGTCAAAGGTCACGTAAAGTTCGAAGCCGTTCGTCACCTGAAAGTAAAATAATCATTAGTGATTTGTTTCCCGATATGTTACTATTAAGGATTTTCGTAGGTAAGAGTACGGTAttttaaagtacatacatacataaaatcacgcctctttcccggaggggtaggcagagactactattttaaagtaaaaggggcataattaaatttgacgTACATTAGCTGATCATAAATTTCCAACTAAGACACAAAGTAGGGTAGCTCCCTCGAgttcaaattattaatgaaCATGAGTAGTTAAAATATGACTTATTGATAGATATTGATAGACTAGTCATAGAAAAACcccaaaataaaatcacttctTTTTGACCGAAGCGGTAgtcagagattacatctttccacttgccactttCCTTCATAATTCACTTCAAGGATAATGCTTATACTACGAGTAGGTATATCAGTGGCAACACAGACCACCTACCTGCTCTtattagaagaaaaataattaaattaaactcaCCCACGCCAAAACTGTCTCATCAGCGTTAGACCTAAAGATCAGCTTCGCTGGCGTCGAAGTACAATGCATTTGGCTACAAAAAGTTCTATAATTAACTACATAATCTATATCGGACAGTTTCTCCGGCCTTTTCACTACAATATCGCCGTAATCCTTATGCCGTATCCTGTAATCCTGTAATCGGTCTAAACTTATCGGATCCGAAGTGAAGAGTTGCGCTGTAGATTTAGACTTGTACATGAAATGTCTTATTTCGGGTATTCCTATGTTTTTTAAAGGGTTAGTTGTGGGTAGTTCTTCGTTTCTGTTCAAAGCGTCGTTGATAGCGACTAGGCAGTTGGAACGGCGTAGTTTTTCGGCGATAGTATGTTTGGCTTGAGACAGGGGGAAGAAAGCGTCTCTTTGTACTGTTAGGAGCAGTAGGCAAGCTTGGCAATCCTCTGCTATGTAGGACACGTGACCGTGGAGGAAGCCCCtggaaatcaaattaaattatatatacataaacaaaatcaGGTCCCtgtcccggaggggtaggcagaatcTACATATTTCCTTTCCACCTTAGGGTACcttttatcccggtaaaaactatagatacttagttcccgtgggatttgcgaaaaacctgtattcttttgtaggtggcgttgaATTCATTACTTTTCATATAAGTGCtgcttattaaataaatatatacgggacaaattacacagattgagttagcctcgaagttagttcgagacttgtgttacgagatactaactcaacgatactatatttaaagtaaatactagtgtccgaccgaagcttcggcttcggcttcggcttcggccaccttcggccaaaaaatccaccttcggcgaaacattcggcttcggcccaaaatccggccgaagccgaaggtttcgccgaaggtccgagcgaccgtcgagattgaactaactgttacgaaagtcatgaggcggcggggagtcactgtcaaaatatcacattgctgattgcatgcatcaaaacaagtccgtacgtgtatttaaacgagtgtttttgtaagaaatcaaatcattatttttaccagtaggtaaatcacaaacttttatctatacatataataaaacagtaaaaatattttgtctgtaggtacatttagtattttcgactgaaatggatagagggacacttagaatgaataatagaaagcaaaaatattttttttttaatttcttgtctgtctgtctgtatgtatgatcacgattatctccgaaagtactaaaccgatttacttcaaactttcaccaattgctttgttttaactcagaataacatttaaagtttgtttcatcaaaatcggttcacaaaaaaaaagttatcgacatttgaatgaactcaaggcatcagtatgcctgcaaataagttgcgaaattaaaaattcaaagtcatttatcattatacgacggcattatacctataacatataaatataagtgaaaggcgactaagggatgggcttacaaacttgggattcttttttaggcgatgggcgagcaacctatcactttttgaatctcaattctatcattaagtcaaatagctgaacgtggccattcagaattttcaagtctgttggctctgtctaccccgcaagggataaagacgtgaccatatgtatgtagtctactttaatttcgacaccaacgcaacggcttcgatggtccagtggttagcccgtgagactgtgaagttggcggtccaagttcgaatcccaacaattacaagatattttttattattaaaaatatattttttttgtattgtttgagtattttatgtaaaaaaactgaaaatcaaaatactacatacattaaaacggtaaaaatattttttctgtacatttaatattttgactgaaacggatagagaatttttttttacattttttgtctgtctgtatctgactgtatgattaaaattcaactcgacatttacgcggacgaagtcgcgggcaacagctagtttatctctaaaccaaccacctctatgatatatcatcaacttctatatgagacagtcaatatataaaccttcaatattgaggttttgaaatgattttaatattaattgtaccttgtagacaatattgaacaaaattaagtactgagtgctgagagaatataaaccttcggcttcggcttcggcttcggccgaaggttgtggcgatagccgaataatcggcttcggcttcggcttcggccaaaaatagaccttcggtcggacactagtaaatacatatatagataaacacccaagacccaggccaatcagagaaagttcttttctcatcatgccctggccgggattcgaacccgggacctccggtgtcacagacaagcgtactaccgctgcgctacagaggccgtcaaatttcatcgtttttgtgtagatggcgttaaatttgtCGCTTTTTTATATGGCGCTATATTCActcgggcgaagctgcgggtagaAGTTAGTgtgtcataaaatatatatatatttttaaaaaaaactcacgTAGCATCGAATTTGGGCAAGCAAATCGGTGTCCAACTTTCGGCCGTTTTGAAACTCTCCGTACTTCTTACCAAGTTGAACAGTAAATGTATGTCGGACGGGTGTAGAGTATATTTCTTCATCCTGACCAACGTTATGAGTTGGTTACCAGCTATTAGTATAGCGAATACCAAATCCCTTATTTTGTTGCAAGTTGAAATTATTGCGTTTGTTATGTTCTCTCTAGCTTTTTCTGGGAGCGGTAGACATCTGACGGCACCTGAAACAAAGAATCGTAAACTTGTGTGGCGACAtgtctacgccacaagtcacaaaaacaaaatcacgcgATGCTATctgtcaaaaacagcgaaaagtctaaatcgcgcaagcaaagatttcacggattggagcataaatgcaacctccgacacaacgtcgtctgtcgcgcggctTCCCAGGCATAACATCTAGCCTgggggaagatcttcccttttgTGGCGGTTGAGCCGAATTATCGCTCCCGCTTCACTTGTGCATGCACGcctatgatcacgtctttatcccttacggggtagatagagccaatagtgcAGAAAAGTctagaaggccacgttcagctgtatggcttaatgacggGATTGAAATTCAGTGATAGGTGTGAATGTGAAGTGAAGCTCATCGCCAAAAAagctaaatgaagaatcctaaatttatcactattttaaatctcaattccactgTTGCAAAGCTGTCCGTGGCCTTGCAGTCTGTGAGGTTTTTGTCTCTGCCTagcccgtaaggaataaagacgtgtcTATATGGATAGatggatttaaaataaattaaacatagcaaagttttatatattactcACTAGATGGCGGTGATTCGAAATAAAACGCGCTATGGTTTTGTTCGCGGGTGATATTAGATATTTTCGAAGGGCGAGTAGAAGTTATCATCATCTATCCTATTATGTCCCACTGCGAAAGGGCATAGGCCTTTcttcaaaagtatttttgattGCTTTCAGCGTGGAACGCTATGAAAGcataaatgataataattaaaagaaaaattgcgACGAATTGTGAACatctctatatttatttaaagaaatcaaACAAGAATAAGGACAAGACAATAAAACAGACCTTATTTGTATCAGTCAGTTTGTATTTCTGGGTTTCCTAATACAACTAGCAATGTAAGGTTTCGCAAACAcaagatataatttataagtactataatacttatataataacaaaGCGCGTTACTAGATAcaatttataagtatagtaTCAAGATCAGTCACATCAACAGCTTGAAAGTTCTCCATGCTGTATGGGTCCTGGAACTTTAAACCGTGTtgcatggatgttgtaaaaggcgactaagggaaagactaatagagattcttcttgtaggcgatgggctagcaacctgtttgaatatcaattccataaataaatcatacatCTAAACGAGGTGtttagtctttttgagactgttggctctgtctacgccgccagggatatatgtagatgtgattttatgtatgtacatacgaaaaatgtattaaattgatagaatattttttagttacctAACAAGAAAGCAGGGTCCTTTTCCATAAAAATGAACAGATTGTCTATCAGCCTCTCCGCGCCAGACAGCAGTCTTCTCAGATCATAGTTACGGCGCTGTTCAAAAATCCTGT is a window of Amyelois transitella isolate CPQ chromosome 26, ilAmyTran1.1, whole genome shotgun sequence DNA encoding:
- the LOC106135289 gene encoding protein SAND yields the protein MASTSKGEVPESNNIQPNTPDDLGPGACPESVLNPTDSFEEFASEMSSSLLERNNSLSAKGSTISEIQSEIGESSKDSQLKNTKSNDDMQNKNESMSASASSSNLIDEQNGDDSDDGRDEYLQSPELVNKEKHVFVLSTAGKPIYSRYGNEDKLAGLCGVIQALVSVVEEQNQDMLRSMTTKDCKAVFLVKGPLILVAVSKSNESETQLVLQLTYAFNQIVSVLTLTQLNRIFEQRRNYDLRRLLSGAERLIDNLFIFMEKDPAFLLGAVRCLPLPEKARENITNAIISTCNKIRDLVFAILIAGNQLITLVRMKKYTLHPSDIHLLFNLVRSTESFKTAESWTPICLPKFDATGFLHGHVSYIAEDCQACLLLLTVQRDAFFPLSQAKHTIAEKLRRSNCLVAINDALNRNEELPTTNPLKNIGIPEIRHFMYKSKSTAQLFTSDPISLDRLQDYRIRHKDYGDIVVKRPEKLSDIDYVVNYRTFCSQMHCTSTPAKLIFRSNADETVLAWVTNGFELYVTFDALMEKDQAIRAVDRIIQWIRKEEHRIFIMNAPTF